One Hemitrygon akajei chromosome 30, sHemAka1.3, whole genome shotgun sequence genomic window, gtccctgaccacagaccgaatttgaggcagccaatctaatgggtgtgagtacctcctgaaacagagaatccaggtaactctccccctctctgatgtgtcacagtgtttgaagctcagattgcaggtcatcaactttgagcccgagttcctcgagcagccaacacttgctgcacatgtggtcaccaggaaccacaatggggtccaccagctcccacatcatgcagctacagcacatcacctgatcctgcatcatccctactttatttaattagctgtaatttaTTCAACCACTACAAAAGTCTCTCCTGCTGCTTACCTGTACTTCCTCGCAGAAATCACTTGATCCAAAGCTTCAAGTTCCCACTCCTACACTGGTCTACTCACACAGTGGTCGCTCTGCTTTACTTTTATTTACTCCTGCAAATGAATCGCAAATCGATTGGTCTGCCACTGATGCTCTAAGCCCTGTGGAAAGCTTTTTAAAATACTCTTCTCCCCAAACTGTGCAAAGATCACTCTCTCTCTGGGTTGGAGTAGTCCACGTCTGCTGAATGGGGAACAGGTTCGAGGGTTGGAGTGGTCTACATCTGCTGGTTGGGGAGGAGGTACCAGCCTCCTGCCGACCACACACCATTGCTGGCACTGAACACAGCTCACAGACAGTTCTCCAGATTACCAGAGGTAAAGCGAAAACATTGGTTTGAAAGTTTGAAAATATTAGTTAACCTTTATTAATTTAGAAAAGTGAAATTTTGTTAAGCAATTTATATAAAGAGTGTGAAGTATTCTTCACCAGCAAGTTTTATTAATGAAAGAATATAAAAATCTGTTAAAAAGCAGGTCCCACTGCAACTTTCATGTGAATTATTAACATTTCCAGCTCTTGACCACAGAGAGAGTTCAAGAGTTCTACTGGCTCCTCACCAGTGGCTCTAACTTGCCTTCACATCGCTCCCTCCTCAGCTTTCTGACCTTGTCGACCACAGAAAGTCTGGTTGGTATAGCACACCCTTGTTCAGTATTTCCTGCAATAGTTTCGATCTCCACACTTCTGGAGCCTCCAGAGGatcttccccacccaccctcgAGTGCTACAGATGATGGGCTTCTCCTCACTACCATCTCCAGTGGCCTGGTCACTGTAACTAAATCAGCAGACTACAGGCAGAACTCCAGTACAAATTCCATCCTGTAAAGGTGAAGGCTTCCAACCTGTCTCCTGAAAACAGACTGTTCCTCTCACTGAACCTGCAACTTTACGTACTTAGTGAGAATTGAGAGGGCAGCACATAGCGCAACACTTCACAGCTCCAGCCATCAGGGTTTGATTGCCTctgctgcctggaaggagtttgctcgttctcctcatgactgtgtgggttcctGCCACATTCCAGAGACAAGCCGGTTagtatatttagagatacagcacggaataggcccttctggctcacaAGGGCAGCCACCGATTtgacctagcctaatcacaggaaagtttacaatgacaaattaacttactaactagtacatctttggactgtgggtgaaagcGGAGCATGCAGGGGAAATTGACAGGCACGAGGGAAGAACATTCACACTGTCTTACAGAGGACTGAATTCCAGagtccaatgccctgagctgtaatagtattatgCTCTGTGTTAGTAAGTGGGGTATGCCGTGGTGACACTGTGagctgcctccccccccccagcacaACAGACTGGGCTGGCCATAGGCACAAACCATACACttcttgtgacaaataaaggtaatgtTTACTCCTTTTTGAATCTTTCATTTCCCTATTGCACTGAGACAACCTACTTTCAGTTCCGTAAATCCACAcccagtgcaaaaaaaaagtaacaaACTTGCAGACCCCCTCCCCTGAAGGGAAAAACAGTCacaaatcactgaccctggacacCCTCACTCGCAAAAAACAGTAATGGTAGcaccaaacccccaacccctccttACACTCAAAAATTAACAGCTCACCCACTTGCTAATtggccacaagaaagaaaacactgagAAACAAAAGGAAACCAATATAAAGTACAATCCAATTAttacataaatctcagaatatcaGAAATATCTTTTCATCTGCATATGAGGAGAGCAGTCGACAAATTCAGTCCTTTGTAAAGAGTGACCACTGACCCGGGTCTGAACGTTGCTGATCCAGCTGCTGACCATCTCTGTTGGGAGCCATTGGTGACCCCCACTGCATTCATCTTGATGCTTTAGTCTTGCCGCTTCGAAATGGAGTTGTTCATGACCCTGTGCCCTGTCTCTGGTCTTTTCTATGACTCAGTTTGTGCTCTCGGTCCTTCTTGGCCTCCCATCTCTAATCTCCTGGAGGCAGCTCTCCGGACACAGTATGGCACTAAATCCTTTGAGTTCCatcacaggctccagcagttTCCGTAACACAAACAAGACAAAGAGCAAGCAGAAGGtgtagaaaaaaatgaaataattcaAGAAATTTGTTATCTGGAAGATGTTGCCCAAGGAATCGTTTGTTTGTACCATCTAGACTGGAAGGATTAACAGTTGAATTAGAAGACGCGCCACAGGGCTGGGGCTTCCACACAAGATTTCGTTCAAAGCCAAAGAGAACTTCTGAGCACCAAGATTCTCTGGAAAACTTTccacaattttaacattaaaaGATTATACAGTCAGAGTAAATGTTCATAAACAGATTTAAAGATGAAGATGAGTGAGATATACTTTGCTGTTAGGGTTTCACTGACTGCCTGGATCTTCAATCATCCTAGAAGGCAAGAAAATTTGTTAAACATTAAAAATATGAAACAAATCATTTCTGGAGTATACCACCAACCTGGAGGAGAAGCTGAGTTCATCTGAAAACCAGGCTCAGGTTTACAACACACTTGTCAGCTCTGTAGACAGAAGAAGAGAGTGGGGGCGAAGGTGTGGGTGGGGATGTGAGCAAGGTCAGGAACCATCTCTACCCAGCCCTGGTTCCAATAATAAAcagtggaccccccccccccattcaagtGGAAGTGCAACTTCAGgtatttacataatttattattatattgtaatttggcCTTTACTGttcctgttgtcttgtttattaattattatattgtcttgcactgttttgtgcaccttatgTAGTCCCATGttggtctgtagtctaatgtagttttgtgttgtttcacatagtctattgtagtttttgtgttgtttcaggtagtctagtgtagttttgtgttgtttcatgtagcactatggtcctgaagcaatgttgtttcgtttttactgtgcactgtaccagcagttatggttgaaatgacaataaaagcgacttgacttgacttcagaTTGCAAACAAGGGAAGCCGACGGTCTGTTCCTGCACCATGGATGAATAATCTCATTCCACATTTCCCAAAATTCATGAAatgaaaattttttttattgacatCTTACCCACTCATCCTCGTCAGCTCCCTCTCCTTGGCCACTTTCTTTAGCCTCTTCCTCATTTTTCGACTTTGTAGCAAATATATTGTCTGTCCAAGAACTTCCTGCCTTTTTATCCCCTGCAAAGTTGCACTTTGTCACGGTCCCTGCATCCATTTTGGCCAACGTAACTGAAAACCAAGAACCTGTATTACtttaaaaggcaaacacgaggaagtctgcagatgctggaaattcaagcaacacacgcaaaatgctggtggaacacagcaggtcaggcagcatctatagggagaagcgctgtcgacgtttcgggccgagacccttcatcaggactgaggacTGAGGACAGACTATAAGTGTGTGGAAATccgagcacaaaatgctggaggaactctgcaggccacgcagcatctatggaaaagagtacagtcgatgttttgggccgagacccttcagtaggactgtgTGGTGTGTGGAAAGATCACATTCATAATCCATCACACTCAGCCAGCGTACAGCAGCCACCACATACTGAAAAATCAGGCATCTGGCACTATTaaagattagcattatttgtcacatgcacatcaaaacactGAGTGAAatgtcagaagggtttagtatcactggcctATGCCTTAGAATGTGTGTAGCAGCCAATCATTGCAATACATGGTAATGAAACTACAACTTACAATAATATACAGTATAGAAACATACGtttgtagaaaacctacagcacaatacaggcccttcagcccacaatgctgtgtcaaacatgtccttactttacaaattacctagtgttaccgatagccctctatttttctaagctctgtgtacctatccaagagtctcttaaaagaccctatcatatccgcctccaccacaatcgccggcagcccattccatgcataaaaaacttacccctgacatctcctctgtacctacttccaagtaccttaaaactgtgccctcttgtgttagccatttcatccctagaggaaaaagcctctaactatccacacaatcaactcctctcatcatcttatacacctctatcaggtcatctctcttcctctgtcgctccaaggagaaaaggccaaattctctcaacctattctcataaggaatgctcccccaatccaggcagcatccttgtaaatctcctctgcaccctttctatggcttccacatccttcctgtagtgaggcaaccagaactgagtacagtactccaagtggggtctgaccagggtcctatatagctgcaacaatacctcttggctcttgaattcaatcccacagttgatgaatgtaaaaaaaacacattaaattaaatagtagtataaaaagagaggaaaaagatGAATTAGTGTTCACAGGGAGGGGAGGAACTGTTTCTGAAATATTGAgcgtatgtcttcaggctcctgtactcctctctgatggtagcaatgaaaagagggcttgtcctgggtgatggagatcctgaatgatggatgctggttACTGAAGATGCCccaatgctggggaggttagtgctcatgatggagctggccaagtTTACAATGTTCACAAATGTGTCTTTTACACCAACGACCAACACAATCAGAGAGGAGTAGTCCGCAAGGAGCTGAGGCCAGTGCAGATAAGcctgtgaatggtggggcagagctcttcatctctcccttctcccaaccacccatcttcccccctcacttggtctcacctgtcacctgacAGTTTGTACTCCTAATCTCCCCCCAGCTTCTGCCCCATTCCTGAAAGGTCTAGGCCtgtaacgtcaactgtttattccccaccaGAGAAGCTGAGTCTCTCCAGCAATGTGTGAGAGCGAGCGTGAGTGTGAGTGCGAGCGAGCGAGAGTGTGAGTGCGAGTGAGCGAGAGTGTGAGtgcgagtgagagagtgtgagtgtgagcaagagagagtgtgagtgcgaGCGAGCGAGAGGTTGTTCTGGAGACCATTTTTTGCCCTCCCTAGTGGAAAAATTCCACTTTGATGTttcagattcaagaacagcctGTTACAGAATAAAGCACTCACGGATAAATGGGCTGTCATCCCTTGTTTTCAGGCGCAATGTGTCTCCAATCTCCAAGTCAATGTTTTTCATCTCTTCCTCAGTGATCCAGAATGCGAGGCTGTCACCAGGGGTGTGTTTCTCAGAGATCTGTGCCAGCTCCGGTTTGTAAATCAACTTCTTCAACTCCTCTGCTGAAATCCTATCCGACTGCCCTTTAGCTTCCACCTCTGCCACGTAAAGTAACAAAGGCCCAGTTAGAGTCCACAATTCCTTCAAATACCCCCCCCCATCCATTAATCACTCAACGAGAATCAGGAGCAGCtgaaggccactcagcccatcaaaccCATgatgtcatcatggctgatcttaactgacctcaactcctcttctgtgccaggtCTCCATAAACCTTCAATACCTTGAGCTTCCAAATCTTTATGTCTCTCtcctttaaatatatttaatgtgcTGGTCTCCAGCACCCTCAGGGGCAGAtatttccagagattcactatgc contains:
- the LOC140718700 gene encoding arpin isoform X4, which codes for MSRIYSDDRLSVGPVNRERVLGRWAPAAPGGPGAVLEGELRQLSRHQIEDNNGSKYRYFILYIKPTKIHKRKFDSHGVEIEPNFSDTKKVNTGHLMSSYKVEAKGQSDRISAEELKKLIYKPELAQISEKHTPGDSLAFWITEEEMKNIDLEIGDTLRLKTRDDSPFILTLAKMDAGTVTKCNFAGDKKAGSSWTDNIFATKSKNEEEAKESGQGEGADEDEWDD